ACAAGAGGTCATCGGCCAAACAACTGCTTTCTCCCGGTCGGAGACCAgacagaagagggggggggggtgcaggcgcGGATGTTTAGGATGGAGCCCCGTCGCCGGGCTTAACCGCCGCGGGGCAAAATCGCAACCAGCGCGAATTCTGTTTCACCACCCCCGCGTCAAGAATGTTATCCCTGATAACATTACCATATCAAAAACAGAAGTCGCGCGCGCTTCGCTGTGTGCGGCATGCATATTGTACTGAATACATAGCACAGACACATCCAGATAATACTGCGAAATACAGGCAAAACCCACTGACATATTACTGCGGAATACAGGCGTGCACAAGCATTTAATAGACACACGCTGAAGAACGAACTCGTTACACAAATTCAAGCGAAAAATTCTTGATCTCTAGAGATCATCAACTCGTCGGGCGACGGGCTCCCAAACCCGGCTGAGGTAATCAGCCCCGACATTGTCTTTCCCACGTATGTTTTCGACcgtgaaatcatactcctggagtAGGAGGGCCCAACGGAGCAGTCGCGAGTTCATAAACTGCGCCTCGCGGATGTATTTGAGTGGTTGGTGATCGGTCTGTAGGGTGAACTTTcgcccatacaaaaaaaaattaaatcgttTGATGGCCCAAACGATTGCGAGGCCTTCCTTCTCGACTGCTGAGTAGGCTCGCTCTCTTTGTAGTAGCTTCCTACTTGCGTAGGCGACGGGGTGCAGCACCCCCTCTTTTCCCTGGAGGAGCACCGCCCCAAGACCCTGGTCGGAGGCGTCTGTGCGAAGGACGAAATCTTTTTTGAAATCAGCCACCTGTAGGATGGGTGGCTCTGAGAGCAGCCGCTTCAGTTCTGTGAAGGCGTGTTGCTCCCGGTCCCCCCACTTAACGGTGTTGGGCATCAGCTTCTTAGTCAggtccgtcaggggagccgcaaCACTGGCGTAGTTTGGTATGAACTCCCGGTAGTAACCCGACAGTCCCAAGAATGCCCGAACTTGGCGCTTGGTCTTCGGTCTCGGAGAATCGCGGATCTTGCCCAAAATGGCCTTCATTGGGCCTAGGCTGCCCCTTCCAATGGTGTGCCCGAGGAAAGAGAGTTCCTCAAAACCCAAGTGACACTTCTTTGGATGGATCGTCAGTCCGGCTGCCCGTATCCGTGCGAGAGCGAGGCGGAGTGCTGTCATGTGGTCCTGCCAGCTTTCTGTCGCTACCAAAACATCGTCATAATAGTGGTAGACGTTGTCAATTCCTTCGAGCACTCTCCTCATTAGCTTTGCGAATACTGCCGGTGCCGTTTTTATGCCGAATGGCATGTTTTTGAACTGGTAATGTCCGCTGGGAGTTgaaaaggcggtcttttctttTGACTCTTCCTCCAGGGGCACTTGCCAATATCCCTTTGCAAGATCCATTTTAGAGAAGTACCTTCTTGCCCCAACTTCGGCGATTAGGCAGTCCGCGCGAGGAATAGGTTCCGCATCTGTTACCAGCACATCATTGAGTTTCCGGAAATCCACGCAAAACCGGTAGCAACCGTCCGGTTTCTTAACCAAAACGACCGGGGCGTTGTGCGGGGAGCGTGACTTCTCGATCACTCCCATCTGTAGCATGCTGGACACCTCTTTCTCGACTGCTTGCTGGACTGCCTGAGGTAGTGGATATTGCTTCACATAGATGGGCTTATTCGTCGTCGTAGGTAAAGAGCACTCAGCCCATGTCGTGAAGCCTGGTTGTTCCGTGAAAACGTCCTGATAGGTTAACGCCAGTCCCCGCAGTTCCTTCACCTGTTGCGGTGTCAGTTGGCCCGCTATGGCGATGTCTTGGGGGCCCACCTGCTCATCCAATGGCCACATCAGCTCGGTGCACGCCTCGTCCGCTGCTACTGTAGCAACAGTCTGCACCGGGAgttctggtcgcgtctcgcgggcATTATATTTCTTTAACATGTTGATATGAAACATTCTCGTAGTGCCCTCGACGTCAACAACGTAATCCACTTCGCCTTTTTTTCCCACGACTGGATAGGGTCCCTTCCATCTCATGGTGAGTTTGTTATGCTCAGTGGGCAATAAAAGAAGCACTTGGTCCCCCTCTTGCAGCTGTCGTGGCCGGGCTCGATTGTCATAGTATGCCTTGTACCGCTCTCCTGCTTGGGTCAGTGCTTCGTGAGCAATTTGGCACGTCGTCTCCAATCTTTCTTTAAGGTCAATGACATACTCGTAAGCTGTCTTCACCTCTTCCTCAATCCTACTGCCCGTCCACAGTTCTCGTAAGATGGCAAGCGGCCCCCGCACATTGCGTCCGTAAAGGAGCTCAAATGGTGAGAAACCCGTGCTCGCCTGGGCTACCTCCCGGTAAGCGAAAAGAAGAGGTTCGATGAATCTATCCCAGTCCTTGGGCTGTTCAGCACACATTCGACGCAACATCTTCTTCAAGGTGCCATTCATTTTCTCCACCAGACCATTCGCCATGGGGTGGTAGGGAGTCGTCGTTTTCAGCCGCAGAGATAAAAGGCGCCCCACCTCAGCCATAAGTTCGGAAGTAAAGTTTGATCCTCGATCGCTGAGCATCTCTTCCGGTACTCCTACCCGTGCAAATATATGCAGAAGTGCCTCGGCGACCCTCTCTGTCTCGATACTTGGCAGGGCTACTGCCTCTGGAAATCGGGTGGCGTAATCTATCAACGTCAGAATATAGCGGTTGCCTCGGCGTGTGGTAGGCTTGAGGGGTCCCACTATATCCACAGCGACTTTGCTGAAGGGGGTGTCAACGAGAGGCACCCGCTCCAAGGGAACCTTCCGCACTGCGCCTCGCGCCACGGTTTTCTGGCATATGTCGCACGATGCGACAAACCTGCTCACATCTCCCTGTAAACCCGGCCAAAAGAAGTCCGCGAGAATGCGGTCTGTTGTCTTTTTTCTGCCGAGATGCCCTGCCATCAGCCCCCCATGTGCCAACTGGAGAACCCTCTCGCGATGCTTCTGGGGCACCACGAGCTGTGTCGTCTTCGCTCCGGTGCCGGGAACGTACTCTCGGTACAGCAGGCCATCCCGGAGACCGAATGTGAACGAACTGCCTCCCTTGCACCTCGTCCTCTTTCTCTGCTTGTCTGCCTCGAAGCAAACTAGGAGGCTACTGTCCTCCCGTTGGTCTTGCCTCATCTGGTCAGGGCTGACATCAGGGAGAGTAGCAGGCGCCCGTAGCTTACGGAATCCCTCTTGGGATTGTCGGGCCGCTTGCTGGCGGGTCGTGACCGCCGCCGTGGGCATGGTAACCTGGTCGGGGCACTTGTCGCATGAATCATGGTGCTCCTTTGGAGGAGCTTCTGTCTCTTCCGAAGTCTGCGGTTTCCACTCAGTATCTGGTGCTCCTGGACGTCGTACCCCTTCAATGTTTCCGAGGACAAGGTCGAAGAGGGGCTCCTCCATGCACCCCGCTGTAACTTCCCCTCGGTAGTATGGGGTGTCGATATGAATGCGGGCCTCAGGCAAGAACTTAGCAGAGCGGTCTACCAAGTACACGATCCGGTAGTCCCCGGTCATTTCTTCGTCCTTCACGAAGCTGCGGTTGACGATCACCATGTTACAACCTGTATCCCTGAGCACTCGACCCTTCCTTCCACTGATCAAGCCCTCTACGACCGGCAAGTCAGGCGCCCCTGACAACGCAGTCATGCTGACGACCGGGACACGTTGTCCACCCTTCAATTCTAAATAGCCATCCTCAATACATGTAGACACGTTCCCGGAGGTAGATGGTGTCCGATTCTTTTGCACTGGAGGGCCACGGTTCGCCCTGCACTGTGCCGCAATGTGCCCTGGTCGCGAGCAGATGTAGCACCGTGAACGCGTCCCCGGGCCACGCGGCTGTTCGGTCATCTCGCCAGCGACCAGGCTATCCGTCTTGGAGCCTCTTCGGCCAAAGTTGATGGTCCCTCGTGCCATCACATATTCATCTGCTCGTTGAACCAATTCCTTCAGGTCCGTGCTCcgcttttctcttataaacgtCACCATTGCAGGCGCACAGTTTTCCAACAATTGCTCGGCTAAAATTAGCCCTTTCACCCCCTCGTATGTCTTGTCTGTTTTCGACAGTTCTATCCATCTTCCCCAGTAGTTCCCCAGTCGAGACACGAACTGCGAGGGAGTCTCGTGGTCGTTGGGCGTTTCGTTCCGAAACTTCTGGCGGAATCCCTCTTCTGTCAACCGAAATCTGAGGAGCAGCGCAAGCTTCACTTTATCGTAGTCATTCGAGTCAGGAGCCGGCATTCGGCCAAACACATTCAGTGCTTCTCCTGTGAGGCAAGTGCTAAGCGCAGTGGCCCACTGCTCCCGTGGCCACTGTTGGGCTGCCGCCACCCGCTCAAACCGCGTCAGATACGCGTCCAGGTCATCACCCTTTTCGTTAAATGGGGCCATCAGCTTGTGTGGACGAACTCCAAGCGCTCGGGTTGGCATCGTCGACGAGCTCGGTTCGCTGACCGAACTGCCACTAATGTTGGAATTCGCCCTTAACTGAAGGAGTGCCATCTCCTTATCAATTTCCTGGAGTTTTCGATCAGAGCGCTCCTTCTCCCGCGCATCTCGCTCCTTCTCCCGCGCATCACGCTCTTTCTCTCGCTCGTCTTCCAGCCTGCGGCGCTCGCGTTCCGCCGCTCTCTCTTCCCTCAGGAACTCGCGCAGCTCTGCTCCCTCCAGACCCAACTCCTTACCTAGTGCGACTAAGCGTTCTGTTTCCGCCATCGTGTTCACACcagcagtcaaaaaaaaaaaacgtatacgTCTGTATCGCTGTCTCGCGGTCAGCGCCAGTCA
This region of Amblyomma americanum isolate KBUSLIRL-KWMA chromosome 5, ASM5285725v1, whole genome shotgun sequence genomic DNA includes:
- the LOC144133765 gene encoding uncharacterized protein LOC144133765, giving the protein MAETERLVALGKELGLEGAELREFLREERAAERERRRLEDEREKERDAREKERDAREKERSDRKLQEIDKEMALLQLRANSNISGSSVSEPSSSTMPTRALGVRPHKLMAPFNEKGDDLDAYLTRFERVAAAQQWPREQWATALSTCLTGEALNVFGRMPAPDSNDYDKVKLALLLRFRLTEEGFRQKFRNETPNDHETPSQFVSRLGNYWGRWIELSKTDKTYEGVKGLILAEQLLENCAPAMVTFIREKRSTDLKELVQRADEYVMARGTINFGRRGSKTDSLVAGEMTEQPRGPGTRSRCYICSRPGHIAAQCRANRGPPVQKNRTPSTSGNVSTCIEDGYLELKGGQRVPVVSMTALSGAPDLPVVEGLISGRKGRVLRDTGCNMVIVNRSFVKDEEMTGDYRIVYLVDRSAKFLPEARIHIDTPYYRGEVTAGCMEEPLFDLVLGNIEGVRRPGAPDTEWKPQTSEETEAPPKEHHDSCDKCPDQVTMPTAAVTTRQQAARQSQEGFRKLRAPATLPDVSPDQMRQDQREDSSLLVCFEADKQRKRTRCKGGSSFTFGLRDGLLYREYVPGTGAKTTQLVVPQKHRERVLQLAHGGLMAGHLGRKKTTDRILADFFWPGLQGDVSRFVASCDICQKTVARGAVRKVPLERVPLVDTPFSKVAVDIVGPLKPTTRRGNRYILTLIDYATRFPEAVALPSIETERVAEALLHIFARVGVPEEMLSDRGSNFTSELMAEVGRLLSLRLKTTTPYHPMANGLVEKMNGTLKKMLRRMCAEQPKDWDRFIEPLLFAYREVAQASTGFSPFELLYGRNVRGPLAILRELWTGSRIEEEVKTAYEYVIDLKERLETTCQIAHEALTQAGERYKAYYDNRARPRQLQEGDQVLLLLPTEHNKLTMRWKGPYPVVGKKGEVDYVVDVEGTTRMFHINMLKKYNARETRPELPVQTVATVAADEACTELMWPLDEQVGPQDIAIAGQLTPQQVKELRGLALTYQDVFTEQPGFTTWAECSLPTTTNKPIYVKQYPLPQAVQQAVEKEVSSMLQMGVIEKSRSPHNAPVVLVKKPDGCYRFCVDFRKLNDVLVTDAEPIPRADCLIAEVGARRYFSKMDLAKGYWQVPLEEESKEKTAFSTPSGHYQFKNMPFGIKTAPAVFAKLMRRVLEGIDNVYHYYDDVLVATESWQDHMTALRLALARIRAAGLTIHPKKCHLGFEELSFLGHTIGRGSLGPMKAILGKIRDSPRPKTKRQVRAFLGLSGYYREFIPNYASVAAPLTDLTKKLMPNTVKWGDREQHAFTELKRLLSEPPILQVADFKKDFVLRTDASDQGLGAVLLQGKEGVLHPVAYASRKLLQRERAYSAVEKEGLAIVWAIKRFNFFLYGRKFTLQTDHQPLKYIREAQFMNSRLLRWALLLQEYDFTVENIRGKDNVGADYLSRVWEPVARRVDDL